From the Theobroma cacao cultivar B97-61/B2 chromosome 2, Criollo_cocoa_genome_V2, whole genome shotgun sequence genome, one window contains:
- the LOC108660724 gene encoding uncharacterized protein LOC108660724: MGSVRFAHLNVIPHTLTWWLMKFIGCQMRLIIMFKGRKAWFCNSSKLSEIAFSLRREILECWGLATTLEFAAARIHSRCSELLTVVFTVARMNLTAMRNSRVWLRNLCSEFRYSKNASSLQRESFDSEAVGT; encoded by the exons ATGGGAAGCGTTAGATTTGCACATCTCAATGTAATACCTCATACTTTGACATGGTGGCTAATGAAGTTTATCGGATGCCAaatgaggttaattataatgtttaaag gaagaaaagcttggttttgtaaTTCTAGCAagctaag TGAAATTGCATTCTCGTTGCGGCGAGAAATTCTCGAGTGCTGGGGGCTTGCAACAACCTTGGagttcgctgcagcgagaattcattctcgctgcagtgagttGCTCACGGTGGttttcactgtagcgagaatgaatctcactgcaatgagaaactctcgggtttggctTAGAAACCTGTGCTCtgaatttcgctacagcaagaatgcctcttcgctgcaacgagaatctTTTG attcggaggcagttgggacctaa
- the LOC18609911 gene encoding putative pentatricopeptide repeat-containing protein At2g02150, producing MKLISAALSFFTKMLVSLRSLFHINRRIPVCVRVSHPFPLFQNSRPLNFFPPSNNSIIVCPFILLTSFFYMMKFPFGTKCNSNTHIFLDDFNRESMCKIIQQDQWNDPKIVTLFDSSLAPIWVSKILVGLKQEPKLALKFFKWAKTHKGFGHTSESYCILVHILFYGRMYSDASAILKEFILLRQRVVLPGCDFFDVLWSTRNVCRYGFGVFDALFSVLVDLGMLEEASQCFSKMKRYRVLPKVRSCNALLHRLSKTGRRDQSRRFFAEMIGVGVAPSVFTYNILIDYMCKEGELDTARMLFGQMKQIGLTPDIVTYNSLIDGYGKVGLLDEVIFLFEEMKSVECAPDIITYNALINCFCKFQRMPQAFEFFREMRNKGLKPNVVTYSTLIDAFCKEGMMQQGIKFLVDMRRVGLLPNVFTYTSLIDATCKAGSLTEALKLANEMLQENVDLNIVTYTTIIDGLCEAGRTKEAEEIFRAMLKAALKPNVHIYTALAHGYMKVKKMEHALNLLKEMKEKSIKPDLLLYGTIIWGLCNQDKIEETKVVMSEMKESRLSSNPVIYTTVMDSYFKAGKTAEALNLLEEMSDLGIEVTVVTFCVLVDGLCKTGLVLEAINYFNRMSEFNLQPNVAAYTVLIDGLCKNNFIQAAKNMFDEMLSKNLVPDKTAYTALIDGNLKHGNFQEALNLQNEMIEMGIELDLPAYTSLVWGFCQCGQLQQARKFLDEMIRKHILPDEILCIGVLRKYYELGHVDEAIELQNEMAKRGLITSPIHYAVPSVQP from the coding sequence ATGAAGCTAATCTCAGCAGCTCTAAGTTTCTTCACCAAAATGCTTGTATCTCTTCGCAGCCTCTTCCACATCAACCGCAGAATCCCTGTCTGTGTCAGAGTAAGCCAcccttttcctctctttcaaAACTCTCGACCCCTCAACTTTTTCCCACCttcaaataactctattattGTTTGCCCTTTTATTTTACTGACTAGTTTTTTCTACATGATGAAGTTCCCATTTGGGACAAAATGTAATAGTAATACCCATATTTTTCTAGATGATTTTAATAGGGAATCCATGTGTAAAATCATTCAACAAGACCAGTGGAATGACCCAAAGATTGTAACTTTGTTTGATTCAAGCTTGGCACCCATTTGGGTTTCTAAGATTTTGGTTGGTTTAAAGCAGGAGCCTAAATTGGCATTGAAATTCTTCAAATGGGCGAAAACCCATAAAGGGTTTGGCCATACAAGTGAATCTTATTGTATATTGGTtcacattttgttttatggtAGAATGTATTCTGATGCTAGTGCTATCCTTAAGGAATTCATTTTGTTGAGACAGAGGGTAGTCTTGCCGGGTTGTGATTTTTTTGATGTTTTGTGGTCTACAAGGAATGTTTGTCGATATGGATTTGGGGTGTTTGATGCTTTGTTTAGTGTTTTGGTTGATTTGGGAATGCTTGAGGAGGCTAGCCaatgtttttcaaaaatgAAGAGGTACAGGGTTTTGCCTAAAGTTCGTTCTTGTAATGCTCTTTTGCATAGGCTTTCTAAGACAGGGAGGAGGGATCAATCTAGGAGGTTTTTTGCGGAAATGATTGGGGTTGGGGTTGCTCCATCAGTATTCACATACAATATACTGATAGATTATATGTGTAAAGAAGGGGAATTGGATACTGCAAGAATGTTATTTGGACAAATGAAACAGATTGGCTTAACTCCGGATATTGTCACATATAACTCCCTTATTGATGGATATGGAAAGGTTGGATTATTGGATGAAGtgattttcttatttgaaGAGATGAAGAGTGTAGAGTGTGCGCCTGATATAATTACATACAATGCCTTAATAAACTGTTTTTGCAAATTTCAGAGGATGCCTCAGGCTTTTGAGTTTTTTCGTGAAATGAGGAATAAGGGGTTGAAACCAAATGTTGTAACTTATAGCACATTAATTGATGCTTTTTGCAAGGAAGGGATGATGCAACAAGGGATTAAATTTTTAGTTGATATGAGGCGGGTTGGTCTTTTACCTAATGTGTTCACATATACTTCTTTAATTGATGCAACTTGTAAAGCTGGCAGTCTAACCGAAGCATTGAAGCTGGCTAATGAGATGTTGCAGGAAAATGTTGACTTGAACATTGTTACATATACAACTATAATTGATGGTCTTTGTGAAGCAGGGCGAACAAAGGAAGCAGAGGAAATTTTTAGGGCAATGCTGAAAGCTGCTTTAAAACCTAATGTGCACATTTATACTGCCCTTGCTCATGGCTATATGAAAGTTAAAAAGATGGAGCATGCCTTGAAtcttttgaaagaaatgaaggaaaaaagcATTAAACCTGATCTGTTGCTGTATGGAACTATCATTTGGGGCCTATGCAATCAGGATAAGATCGAAGAAACTAAAGTTGTCATGAGTGAAATGAAGGAATCCAGACTGAGTTCAAACCCTGTCATATACACTACAGTCATGGATTCTTATTTTAAGGCAGGTAAAACCGCCGAGGCATTGAATCTGCTAGAAGAAATGTCGGACCTGGGCATTGAAGTTACAGTTGTGACTTTTTGTGTATTGGTTGATGGTTTGTGCAAAACAGGATTGGTCCTAGAGgcaattaattatttcaatagAATGTCAGAGTTCAATTTGCAACCTAATGTTGCAGCTTATACAGTATTAATTGATGGCCTTTGTAAGAATAATTTCATTCAAGCAGCCAAGAAtatgtttgatgaaatgcTAAGCAAAAATTTGGTTCCAGATAAAACTGCTTACACTGCTTTGATAGATGGGAATTTAAAGcatggaaattttcaagaagctTTGAATTTGCAGAATGAAATGATTGAAATGGGCATTGAGCTTGATTTGCCGGCTTACACTTCCCTTGTTTGGGGTTTTTGCCAATGTGGTCAGTTacaacaagcaagaaaatttcTGGATGAGATGATCCGGAAGCATATCCTTCCTGATGAGATTCTTTGCATTGGTGTATTAAGGAAGTACTATGAGCTAGGACATGTTGATGAAGCCATTGAATTGCAAAATGAAATGGCTAAGAGGGGTTTAATTACTAGCCCCATCCATTATGCAGTTCCAAGTGTACAGCCATAA
- the LOC18609910 gene encoding zinc finger CCCH domain-containing protein 17, translating into MVAATQQQQQQQLQQQQQQQQKQAAAAAVAGATKTSAEEEALKRNTDCVYFLASPLTCKKGSECEYRHSEYARVNPRDCYFWLNGNCLNPKCGFRHPPLDGLLGTQVAASAGSSISSSQMAATPTAAAHTLYNQGASYNSSKQAVPCIFFQKGLCLKGDRCAFLHGPTANNKAPQPAAATPATEPHSLKKAFGALETSQLQKFPPSNVSKTVGVSLEGKPAPKVEAVSARTGAGIERSVPCPAGSDEELPRHKGANITQVVNGGSVGRSNRLHQAHASVEQSFHAGKDTDEFLRESSPGFDVLVDDELRDSDFYHGEDQYGGTRGHEGRNANEYDIGRSANYDAMADVDREMFRDARGYDSFDHVQGHYGWDQQRASSERISLGPSTLERRGYSVVDSPDHVEESDLRYHLSKHRRFNGLRSVVSHDHAFENHEEERNYRGSLGDSHHLPGHESSLSSRLRGRIKLPGRSLVNGTDLHSEREIERGRNWGQLSPGKPQASSHQGRLRDRIKGRVEGEYNNKEGRNFRGPRTRRDIMDESNANFAGPKSLAELKVGKNTENKEQQSLGKRKNIEEYQQTEGDLSFEGPMPLSEILKRKRQSGAAASGSGIAPVNKEDINQKQSKESLIGSSTNTVVSPTLEEANKKEESKSTIAESGKMEIVHGESSQLRNASKHEAEDGMIGDERMEDHELEADDQRDGDYYYEQGDEGDYNYEEGENVDPEEEYIEEEDGEDGDDFEKKLGVMFS; encoded by the exons ATGGTAGCGGCTacgcaacaacaacaacaacaacaactgCAGCAGCAGCAACAGCAACAACAGAAACAGGCGGCGGCGGCGGCGGTGGCGGGGGCTACAAAAACATCGGCGGAGGAAGAGGCTTTGAAGAGGAACACCGATTGCGTTTACTTTCTTGCTTCTCCTTTGACCTGCAAAAag GGAAGTGAATGTGAGTATCGTCATAGCGAATATGCCCGGGTTAATCCAAGGGATTGTTATTTCTGGTTGAATGGTAATTGCTTGAACCCGAAATGTGGATTTCGGCACCCT CCCCTTGATGGCTTGTTGGGAACGCAAGTAGCAGCTTCAGCTGGTTCTTCCATTTCTTCATCACAGATGGCAGCAACACCAACAGCTGCTGCTCATACGCTTTACAACCAGGGTGCTTCTTACAATTCCAGTAAACAAGCAGTGCCATGTATTTTCTTCCAAAAGGGGCTTTGCTTAAAAGGTGATAGATGTGCTTTTTTGCATGGTCCAACTGCAAATAATAAAGCCCCACAGCCAGCAGCGGCTACTCCTGCTACTGAGCCTCATTCTTTGAAGAAGGCTTTTGGTGCCCTTGAAACGTCTCAGTTGCAGAAGTTTCCCCCAAGTAATGTCTCAAAGACAGTTGGAGTATCTCTTGAAGGTAAACCTGCTCCGAAAGTTGAAGCTGTTTCTGCTAGGACTGGTGCTGGAATTGAGAGAAGCGTGCCATGTCCAGCAGGCTCAGATGAGGAACTTCCTCGACACAAAGGAGCAAATATTACTCAAGTTGTTAATGGTGGCTCTGTGGGTCGTTCCAATCGCTTGCATCAGGCCCATGCATCAGTTGAACAGAGTTTTCATGCTGGTAAGGACACTGATGAATTTTTGAGGGAGTCTTCTCCTGGTTTTGATGTTCTTGTGGATGATGAGCTTAGAGATTCTGATTTCTACCATGGCGAAGATCAATATGGAGGTACGAGAGGACATGAGGGACGGAATGCGAATGAATATGACATCGGTCGCTCTGCTAATTATGATGCCATGGCTGATGTTGATCGAGAAATGTTTCGTGATGCACGAGGCTATGATTCATTTGACCATGTGCAAGGGCATTATGGTTGGGACCAACAGAGGGCTTCATCTGAGAGGATATCTCTGGGCCCATCTACTCTGGAAAGAAGGGGTTACTCAGTAGTTGATAGTCCTGATCACGTTGAGGAGTCGGATCTAAGATATCATTTATCTAAGCATAGGAGGTTTAATGGCCTGAGGTCTGTTGTCAGTCATGATCATGCCTTCGAAAACCATGAAGAGGAGCGAAATTACCGGGGTTCTCTTGGAGACTCTCACCATCTACCTGGCCATGAGAGTTCCCTTAGTAGTCGTCTTCGGGGTAGAATAAAGCTTCCAGGGAGATCTCTTGTCAATGGGACCGATTTGCATTCTGAAAGAGAGATAGAACGGGGACGAAATTGGGGCCAACTCTCACCGGGAAAGCCACAAGCCTCTTCCCACCAGGGCAGGCTCCGTGACAGAATAAAAGGAAGGGTGGAAGGGGAATACAACAATAAAGAAGGTCGAAATTTTAGGGGTCCAAGGACTAGAAGAGATATAATGGATGAGAGCAATGCTAATTTTGCTGGTCCAAAAAGTCTTGCAGAGCTGAAAGTTGGGAAGAATACTGAGAATAAGGAACAGCAATCTCTTGGAAAGCGAAAGAACATAGAGGAATATCAACAAACTGAAGGTGATCTTTCATTTGAAGGGCCAATGCCTTTGAGTGAGATTCTGAAGAGAAAAAGACAATCTGGAGCTGCAGCTTCTGGGAGTGGTATAGCACCTGTAAATAAAGAAGACATTAACCAGAAACAAAGCAAGGAAAGCTTGATTGGTAGCTCCACTAACACAGTAGTATCACCAACACTGGAAGAggccaacaaaaaggaagaatccAAGTCCACAATTGCAGAGAGTGGAAAAATGGAAATTGTGCATGGTGAATCTTCTCAACTACGCAATGCAAGTAAGCATGAGGCTGAGGATGGGATGATTGGGGATGAGAGGATGGAAGATCATGAGCTCGAGGCAGACGACCAGAGGGATGGAGATTATTATTATGAGCAGGGTGATGAAGGGGACTATAACTACGAGGAGGGTGAAAACGTGGACCCTGAAGAGGAATACATAGAGGAGGAAGATGGTGAGGATGGTGATGACTTTGAAAAGAAGCTTGGCGTCATGTTTTCATGA